The segment TGCAGACTGTGTTGCCCTGACCACCGACGGCTGGACTTCGCGTGCAACGCAGAGCTATATCACCATCACGGCACATGTCATCAATGAGAAATGGGAGAGTAAAAGCTTTGTGTTGCAAACTCGTGAACTAAGTGAAAGTCATACTGGTGTTAACATAGCTCACGTGTTGAGAAATGCACTGACAGAGTGGGAGCTAACAAGGCCCCAAAGGACCATTGCTTGTGTCACAGATAACGCGAGCAACATGGACATCGCTGTAAGAGAGAGCGGTCTCCATCCTCACATCAAGTGCTTGGCGCACGTTATAAATCTGGCAAGTAAGCGAGGCTTGGCTGTATCCCGCGTCGCGCGACTTCTTGGCCGTGTGCGAAGCGTAACTACGTTCTTTCACAAGAGCACCACGGCCACCGCCGTCCTGACCAACAAGCAAACCCAGTTGGACCTGCCTCGGCACAAGCTCATCACCGATGTCCAGACCAGGTGGAATAGCACGTACGAAATGCTCGCGCGCTACCTGGAGCAACAAGCAGCTGTCTCAGCAGCGCTGAGCTGCGCAGAAATCCGAAGGAATGCGAGAGAAATCGACACTCTGGATAACGCTGATATATCCGATGTAGAAGACATAGTAAAACTGCTTAAGCCACTGAAGACCGCCACAACAGTTCTTTGTGATGAAAAAGAGCCCACTGTTTCACTTATAATGCCACTTAAGCACATGATCGAGCAAAGCATGTCACCAGATGAAAATGACACACAGACCATCGCCAGCATGAAAAGCGCCATCCTACTTGACATCACGGGCCGTTACTCTGGGGACTGTAATGACATGTTGCAGGAGTGCGCAGCGCTTGACCCACGATTCCGAAGCCTCTCCCACCTGAATGATGAACAACGTGAGTCCGTCTATGCGAGGACACGGGAAAAAGCTTCAGGACTTCATGTGCAACGCAACAAGGTAGACTAaccttttttgaaaaaaatggagCTGTGTTGTGCGTGTGTAACTGTATATGTGTAAGCTACAGCCTGAAAACTTATTTctcatatatataaatataattaatataaattaattagtaGTTACAGTGAAAGCGAGAGGGGGCGGGGCGTGTCTGTGACGGagtgagagagatggagagagagagtgtgtctGTAAGAAAGAGGAGTGAGGGATTGAAAGAAATGTTTGAgctagtttttctcttttttttcccttttcttttgtctttttttttaagaccagTGACACTGATGAAAAAACTAGGGCCAGTGCTTCAACATCAGGGTCTGCAGCAGAGCGGGTCTTTGTCATGGCTGAGGCAGCACAGGGAGCAGAGCAGAGCCAGGAAGAGCCAGTAGAACGAGAAAGGCAGATGCAGGACGTGATCCAGCCTCCCCCACCAAAGAAGACAGCGCTAGAAGATCTTCTTGGGCGCTCCTACACCACTGTTGAGGCAGTGCAGTCCAGCAGAGGGATTGAAATGGAGATACTCTCCTACAGAAATGGGATTCCTATCCCACTTAACAGTAGTCCACTTGAGTGGTGGAAAGTGAATGCATATACTTACCCCATACTTGCCCCTTTTGCCAAAGCCTACCTTTGCATTCCTGCTACGTCAGTGCCCAGCGAGCGTGTCTTTTCTACAGCAGGAGACATTGTGTCTGCTCAAAGATCACTGATTACACCAGAACATGTTGATATGTTAGTTTTTCTGAAGAAGAACCAGTGCTAGGCCAGGGCCATGACTTAAGAGAAGGTGAGAGAGCTTAACCTAGGGTAAGAGCTGCACAAAGGgagtgttcttgtttttgtttggcatGTAAGGCTGTGTGCTTTCTGTGTGcaactgaaacaaaaataaataagttgtaaTTACAcaatgatattttttatttttttctcttttcatatcGTATCGTAATGTATCGTTTCGTGACCCTGCCATATCGAGATGCATTGTATCGTGAGTTTAAGTGTATCGTCCCATCCCTAGTGGACACTGTGGAGTCCTTCCGCTTCCTGGGCACCATCATCTCCCAGGACCTCAGATGGGAGCTGAACATCAGCTCCCTcatcaagaaggctcagcagaggatgtacttcctgaggcagctgaagaagttcaaTCTACCACGGACAATGCTGGTCCACTTCTACACTGCCATCGtggagtccatcctcacctcctccatcaccgtctggtacgctgcttcctctgccaaggacaggtgcagactgcagcgtatcatacgttctgcagaaaaggtgattggctgcagccttccttctctcccagaactctactcctccagaaccctgaggagagcagggaggatagcagctgacccctcccaccctggacaccatctgtttgatcctctcccctctggccggaggctgcggtctatcagaaccagaacctcccgccacaaaaacagtttcttcccctctgccatCAGGCTTTGGAACTCACCTAAAGACTTACCTGACTGACAACGCATTAACACACTCCCCCTTCATTGGTCACttcaatttgtacatttttatttttatactacagactgcacatttcatttaatgtaaatacactactttattcttatttatttttatgtacataatttttatttccactcttatatagtttttcagtcttaatgttatatgttcagttggcttgttcatatctttatggttcatatttatctatttatatgtaggcaccgtcaaatcacaacaaattccttgtaatgaaagttacttggcaataaatctgattctgattctgattctgctTAGCATCTTCAGCAAGTGTTAAGGTCCTCTGCTGACCTTGGCCTAGTTTGCATGAAACCTGTGATCTCTCCTCACACCTCACACAACATCACACTGACCTCTTTCAGCCTGTCAGTCCAATGAGGCCTCATTAAAATGGTTTATGTGAAAAGGCTGGATTTAAAACTGCCCACGTTTTCTCCTCAGTGTTTGAATATCAAAGTGCCATATCAAATTTAGATGAGACCACATCTAAACATCTAATCCAGACAAATCTGTTTTCACCCATTTTAGTGACTATT is part of the Melanotaenia boesemani isolate fMelBoe1 chromosome 7, fMelBoe1.pri, whole genome shotgun sequence genome and harbors:
- the LOC121642769 gene encoding E3 SUMO-protein ligase ZBED1-like, encoding MSDEVEIEDAPPGYRSYVWQYFGFLIKKDKDSNRVTDKTKTVCKLCYAVIPYTTSNTTNMNHHLQRHHKNVKTAPEKTSLPKGQLTMKQALTPILPPSSPRAKQITRLIGEFIADYMAPFNIVENRKFIQMFNVLEPKFKMPCRGHFSEKVIPEIYNEIKRSVKECLKNADCVALTTDGWTSRATQSYITITAHVINEKWESKSFVLQTRELSESHTGVNIAHVLRNALTEWELTRPQRTIACVTDNASNMDIAVRESGLHPHIKCLAHVINLASKRGLAVSRVARLLGRVRSVTTFFHKSTTATAVLTNKQTQLDLPRHKLITDVQTRWNSTYEMLARYLEQQAAVSAALSCAEIRRNAREIDTLDNADISDVEDIVKLLKPLKTATTVLCDEKEPTVSLIMPLKHMIEQSMSPDENDTQTIASMKSAILLDITGRYSGDCNDMLQECAALDPRFRSLSHLNDEQRESVYARTREKASGLHVQRNKTSDTDEKTRASASTSGSAAERVFVMAEAAQGAEQSQEEPVERERQMQDVIQPPPPKKTALEDLLGRSYTTVEAVQSSRGIEMEILSYRNGIPIPLNSSPLEWWKVNAYTYPILAPFAKAYLCIPATSVPSERVFSTAGDIVSAQRSLITPEHVDMLVFLKKNQC